In Turicibacter sanguinis, a genomic segment contains:
- a CDS encoding JAB domain-containing protein yields MSNVAKRINIVSIKMVKESSFLYQTRTISSPKDAYEMIKEQLEGLDREQFIIACLNTKNEPTNISVVSVGTLNKAIVHPREVFKTAILSNAASIMAFHNHPSGETTPSQQDIQLTNRLYEAGELLGIKLLDHLIIGDGTFTSLKEKGYL; encoded by the coding sequence ATGTCGAATGTCGCAAAACGTATAAATATTGTATCCATTAAAATGGTAAAGGAGTCTAGCTTCCTTTACCAAACACGTACCATTTCATCACCTAAGGATGCCTATGAAATGATTAAAGAACAACTAGAAGGATTAGATCGGGAGCAGTTCATTATTGCTTGTTTGAATACAAAGAATGAACCCACTAATATCTCAGTGGTATCAGTTGGAACACTTAATAAAGCGATTGTCCATCCAAGAGAAGTGTTCAAAACAGCCATTCTATCGAATGCAGCGAGTATTATGGCATTTCATAATCATCCATCAGGAGAAACAACACCATCACAACAAGATATTCAATTAACCAACCGCTTATATGAAGCCGGTGAGCTACTCGGTATCAAGCTATTAGATCATCTCATTATCGGAGATGGAACATTTACCTCATTAAAAGAAAAAGGGTATTTATAA
- a CDS encoding M48 family metallopeptidase: MPSIQYGTTLIDYQITYKESKKDISILIEYQIGVTVVAPPHTSDEQIAAIIKKKAPAIYKQLRKLSEIKPEESSRQFKSGEKIPYLGRQYRLKVIKDDSLTDCHIQFHQGKFTAKVPNHFNDTERIQSLNHLFKKWYIEMGAKKLKQRLKLYENKLNLSPSQLIVKEQEKSWGTCTPSGNIHINWRIFTAPMRYVDYILVHELCHLKYMDHSDDFWNLISSLIPDYEDRKEWLRIHGPNLKL; this comes from the coding sequence ATGCCAAGTATTCAATATGGAACAACGCTAATTGATTACCAGATTACTTACAAGGAAAGTAAGAAAGATATTTCAATCTTAATCGAATATCAAATAGGTGTCACAGTCGTGGCCCCCCCACATACTAGTGATGAACAAATTGCTGCTATTATAAAAAAGAAAGCTCCTGCTATCTACAAGCAACTTAGAAAGTTATCTGAAATAAAACCAGAAGAAAGTTCACGTCAATTTAAAAGTGGTGAAAAGATTCCATACTTAGGTCGTCAGTATCGATTAAAAGTCATTAAAGATGACTCTTTAACAGATTGCCATATTCAATTCCATCAAGGTAAATTTACAGCCAAAGTACCTAATCATTTTAATGACACAGAGCGTATACAATCTCTCAATCATTTATTTAAGAAATGGTATATTGAAATGGGGGCTAAAAAATTAAAACAACGTCTTAAACTTTATGAGAACAAACTTAATCTATCACCTAGCCAATTAATCGTCAAAGAACAAGAAAAATCATGGGGGACATGTACGCCATCAGGGAATATTCATATTAATTGGCGAATCTTTACTGCTCCTATGCGATATGTTGACTATATCCTTGTTCATGAACTCTGTCATTTGAAATACATGGATCATAGTGATGACTTTTGGAATCTCATCAGCAGCTTAATCCCCGACTATGAAGATCGTAAAGAATGGTTACGAATTCATGGTCCAAATTTAAAACTATAA
- a CDS encoding restriction endonuclease subunit S, translated as MSKEKQDLWQEYNFFDVIEVLDFRGRTPKKLNLDWGGDIPALSANNVKMGKIDYSLTTNFGSEELYSKWMTKGDLEIGDLVLTTEAPAGNVVVINDNKKYILSQRVIGLKPDKRVIDSNYLMYFFMSNYFKNYLQGYGTGTTVTGISQKNLEFLKIIAPPLEEQQKIAEILSSVDAAIEKTEQVIAKTEEVKKGLMQQILTKGIGHTEFKQTEIGEIPVGWNVINLEEICSLITYGFTNPMPTTDEGPYMITAKDIRDGDIQYKTARKTSMECYSNDLTDKSRPSIGDILITKDGTLGRLAIVKQEDICINQSVARIVLKDINLVKYIYYLLDSPQVQTRILAESGGSTIKHIYITKLAKTLIPISTDVEEIKNITNILDSYDYKISSEKRKCNYLINIKKGLMQQLLTGQVRVKID; from the coding sequence GTGAGTAAAGAAAAACAAGATTTATGGCAAGAATATAATTTTTTTGATGTAATTGAAGTGTTAGATTTCCGAGGTAGAACACCTAAAAAGTTAAATCTTGATTGGGGAGGAGATATTCCCGCTTTATCTGCTAATAATGTAAAAATGGGGAAAATAGACTATTCATTAACCACTAACTTTGGAAGTGAAGAATTATATTCTAAGTGGATGACTAAAGGTGATTTAGAAATCGGTGATTTAGTTTTAACAACTGAAGCACCGGCTGGAAATGTTGTTGTTATTAATGACAATAAAAAATATATATTAAGTCAGCGGGTTATTGGTTTAAAACCTGATAAAAGAGTTATAGATAGCAATTATTTAATGTATTTTTTTATGAGCAATTACTTTAAAAATTATCTTCAAGGATATGGGACAGGAACAACGGTTACTGGAATATCTCAAAAGAATTTAGAGTTTTTAAAAATAATTGCCCCGCCATTAGAAGAACAGCAAAAAATTGCCGAGATTCTTTCATCTGTTGATGCAGCGATTGAAAAGACAGAACAAGTGATTGCTAAAACAGAAGAAGTCAAAAAAGGATTAATGCAACAAATCCTAACAAAAGGAATCGGACATACAGAATTCAAACAAACAGAGATTGGAGAAATTCCTGTTGGATGGAATGTCATAAATTTAGAAGAAATATGTTCCTTAATTACATATGGATTTACTAATCCTATGCCAACTACAGATGAAGGTCCCTACATGATAACAGCTAAAGATATTAGAGATGGAGATATCCAGTATAAAACGGCAAGAAAAACCTCTATGGAATGTTATTCTAATGATTTAACTGATAAAAGTAGACCCTCGATAGGCGATATTCTAATAACTAAAGATGGGACATTAGGAAGACTAGCGATAGTAAAACAAGAAGATATTTGTATAAATCAATCGGTTGCTCGAATTGTTTTAAAGGATATAAATTTAGTAAAGTATATTTATTATCTTTTAGATTCACCACAAGTTCAGACTAGAATATTGGCTGAATCAGGTGGATCAACAATTAAACATATTTACATTACTAAACTAGCAAAAACGTTGATTCCAATATCAACCGATGTTGAAGAAATAAAAAATATTACTAATATTTTAGATAGTTATGACTATAAGATTTCATCTGAAAAGAGAAAATGTAATTACCTAATTAATATTAAAAAAGGATTGATGCAACAATTATTAACGGGTCAAGTTCGAGTTAAAATAGATTAA
- a CDS encoding DUF1643 domain-containing protein: MAIVNRMSLRTEVVYSDDMNHRYIIRKEWDKNKPKATIIMINPSSANEVEIDHTTMNVINNLNRLDYGAVDITNLFSLICPKISYRKSIGELVEDENDIYIEKSCLKSDIVIIAWGSIGEGSKKITGRQEELLEKLKPFRNKMYVICDPYRSIPMHPLCPRIKNQWRLVKMYKE; the protein is encoded by the coding sequence ATGGCAATTGTAAATAGAATGAGTCTAAGAACAGAGGTGGTATATAGTGATGATATGAATCATCGCTATATAATAAGGAAAGAGTGGGATAAAAATAAACCTAAAGCTACCATTATCATGATTAATCCATCAAGTGCTAATGAAGTAGAAATTGATCATACCACTATGAATGTGATTAATAATCTGAATCGATTAGATTATGGAGCTGTAGATATCACTAACTTATTCTCATTGATTTGCCCTAAGATAAGTTATAGAAAATCAATTGGTGAATTAGTTGAGGATGAGAATGACATCTATATAGAAAAGTCATGTTTAAAGTCAGATATAGTCATTATTGCTTGGGGTTCTATAGGAGAAGGGAGTAAGAAAATTACAGGCCGACAAGAAGAGTTACTGGAGAAACTAAAACCATTTAGAAATAAGATGTATGTTATCTGTGATCCTTATCGGAGTATTCCGATGCATCCATTATGCCCACGAATTAAGAATCAGTGGCGTTTAGTTAAGATGTATAAGGAGTGA
- a CDS encoding type I restriction-modification system subunit M, giving the protein MGSITLQELESHLWESANILRGSIDSSDYKNYIFGLLFLKRVNDVFEEICHHLVDDEGWDLEDAEEERDEYQFFVPKEARWSYLQSLTTDIGPALNHAFERLEEENGSLEGVFKQIDFNDKEKLPDTLLIQLIQHFSKINLSNESLEEPDMLGRAYEYLIKQFADDAGKKGGEFYTPTKVVELLVKLIKPEEGMRICDPTSGSGGMLIQSVDYIKSKGGNPNNLSLYGQEKNLNTWAICKMNLLLHGLSDHRIEKGDTIRDPKLTENGELMLFDRVIANPPYSLKNWGREEASADEFGRFRFGLPPANAGDYAFVQHMLATLNHTGKAGVVLPHGILFRGGAEGKIRQGLVKEDLIEAIIGLPANLFYGTGIPATIILYNKDKEEARQNKIFFIDASRDFQEGKNQNVLRDEDVEKIVSTFDNYEEIEKYSRIVTLDEIKENDYNLNISRYIDTTEEEEQIDVAQEIKELKQLEQEREKIEATMYSFLKELGYCE; this is encoded by the coding sequence ATGGGCAGCATTACGTTACAGGAGTTAGAGTCGCATTTATGGGAATCAGCGAATATATTACGTGGATCGATTGATTCATCAGATTATAAAAATTATATTTTTGGATTACTTTTCTTAAAGCGTGTAAATGATGTGTTTGAAGAGATTTGTCATCATTTAGTGGATGATGAAGGATGGGATTTAGAAGATGCAGAAGAAGAACGTGATGAGTATCAGTTCTTTGTTCCAAAGGAAGCTCGTTGGTCTTATTTACAATCATTAACGACTGATATTGGGCCTGCTTTAAATCATGCATTTGAACGTTTAGAAGAAGAGAATGGATCATTAGAAGGTGTATTTAAGCAAATTGATTTTAATGATAAAGAAAAGTTACCAGATACATTACTAATTCAATTAATTCAACATTTCTCAAAAATTAATTTAAGTAATGAGTCATTAGAAGAACCGGATATGCTTGGTCGTGCTTATGAGTATTTAATTAAACAGTTTGCCGATGATGCAGGTAAAAAGGGTGGAGAATTCTATACGCCAACGAAAGTTGTTGAATTACTTGTTAAATTAATCAAACCAGAAGAAGGAATGCGAATCTGCGACCCAACATCGGGATCAGGTGGGATGTTAATTCAATCAGTAGATTACATTAAATCTAAAGGTGGAAATCCGAATAACTTATCGCTATACGGACAAGAGAAAAACTTAAATACATGGGCCATTTGTAAGATGAACTTATTATTACATGGATTAAGTGATCATCGTATTGAAAAAGGAGATACGATCCGTGATCCTAAGTTAACTGAAAATGGAGAATTAATGTTATTTGATCGAGTGATTGCGAATCCTCCATATAGTTTAAAGAATTGGGGGCGTGAAGAAGCAAGTGCTGATGAATTTGGACGTTTCCGTTTTGGCTTACCACCTGCGAATGCTGGGGACTATGCGTTTGTTCAACATATGTTAGCGACGTTAAATCATACAGGGAAAGCAGGAGTTGTCTTACCTCATGGGATTTTGTTCCGTGGTGGAGCTGAAGGGAAAATTCGCCAGGGATTAGTGAAGGAAGATTTAATTGAAGCGATTATTGGATTACCTGCTAACTTATTCTATGGAACTGGAATTCCAGCTACAATTATCCTATATAATAAGGATAAAGAAGAAGCACGTCAAAATAAGATCTTCTTTATTGATGCCTCACGTGATTTCCAAGAAGGGAAAAACCAAAATGTGTTACGTGATGAAGATGTAGAAAAAATCGTTTCAACCTTTGATAATTATGAAGAAATTGAAAAGTATTCACGTATTGTGACATTAGATGAAATCAAAGAAAATGACTACAACTTAAATATCTCACGCTATATAGACACAACTGAAGAAGAAGAGCAAATTGATGTTGCACAGGAAATCAAAGAACTAAAGCAACTTGAACAAGAACGTGAGAAAATAGAAGCCACGATGTACAGCTTCTTAAAGGAGTTGGGATATTGTGAGTAA
- a CDS encoding DpnD/PcfM family protein: MSYKLTICITETLERLIEVEVDNIDCDPIEYVRQQYLDEEIILDANDAWLSLFLLILIVIVLMVEDTATMDTSSS, from the coding sequence ATGAGTTATAAATTAACGATTTGTATTACTGAAACATTGGAACGTCTGATTGAAGTAGAGGTTGATAACATTGACTGTGATCCGATTGAATATGTTAGACAACAATATCTTGATGAAGAAATCATCTTAGATGCTAATGATGCTTGGTTATCTCTTTTTTTGCTAATTTTAATAGTAATTGTGCTCATGGTGGAGGATACTGCCACCATGGATACAAGTTCATCATAA
- a CDS encoding JAB domain-containing protein, giving the protein MSNVAKRINIVSIKMVKESSFLYQTLTISSPKDAYEMIHEQLEDLDREQFIIACLNTKNEPTNISVVSVGSLNKAIVHPREVFKTATLSNAASIMAFHNHPSGETTPSQQDIQLTKRLYEAGELLGIKLLDHLIIGDGSFTSLKEKGYL; this is encoded by the coding sequence ATGTCGAATGTGGCAAAACGTATTAATATTGTATCCATTAAAATGGTAAAGGAGTCTAGCTTCCTTTACCAAACACTTACCATTTCATCACCTAAGGATGCGTATGAAATGATTCATGAGCAACTTGAAGATTTGGATAGAGAGCAATTCATCATTGCCTGTTTGAATACTAAGAATGAACCGACTAATATTTCAGTGGTATCAGTTGGTTCATTAAATAAGGCTATTGTGCATCCAAGAGAAGTGTTTAAGACAGCCACCCTATCGAATGCTGCTAGTATTATGGCATTTCATAATCATCCATCAGGTGAAACTACACCATCACAACAAGATATTCAATTAACCAAACGCTTATATGAAGCAGGTGAGTTACTTGGTATCAAGTTGTTAGATCATCTCATTATCGGAGATGGTTCTTTTACATCATTAAAAGAAAAAGGTTATTTATAA
- a CDS encoding DUF960 family protein — translation MQRYITSGVNEQISIDIQQCYEVVKATGKYDYLQVFELKQVAEHTQQIEHRQEVPEYNQVYQLRSINPIEQKIFIIDEGEYATMLLAEEY, via the coding sequence ATGCAACGATACATAACAAGTGGAGTCAATGAACAAATCTCGATAGACATACAACAGTGCTATGAGGTAGTTAAAGCGACAGGTAAATACGACTACCTACAAGTGTTTGAATTGAAACAGGTAGCAGAACATACTCAACAAATTGAACATAGACAAGAAGTACCAGAATACAATCAAGTTTATCAATTAAGGTCAATCAATCCAATTGAGCAGAAGATCTTCATCATTGATGAAGGAGAATATGCCACGATGTTGTTAGCGGAAGAATACTAA
- a CDS encoding type I restriction endonuclease subunit R: MSHEAWNEKGLVENRLIEQLVELGYTHLIGSDLMNDRLESDVLLKGRLESAIIRLNPWINESNVAQVIRKVSHISATSLMEANQEFYSYLVNMISVQQDLGKGKKHQTVKLIDFENIEANEFLVVEQLTIKTAKATIRPDLVLYVNGLPLVVIECKSPMLNPDEQMGQAIHQMLRYQKDVETLFHYNQLCIAASWYQAKVGTIGARPQHYSAWKDPYPYPLEEGMEPQQILTLGMLSRPNLLDLIQTFIVFEGEGQRIIKKVARYQQFRAVNKAVDRIKNAKYNTERGGVIWATQGSGKSISMVFLAVKLRRLKQLENPTIVVVTDRKDLDDQITATFRRCGFPNPKQATSVSDLRQLLNGAVGETVMTLVHKFQTSEEETSFPLLSEASNIIVMVDEAHRTQYGTLSVNMRTALPNAIYLGFTGTPIDKDDKHTTKTFGTYIDTYTIEEAVKDGATVPIFYESRLPDVQIQGGSLEEMFNLVTRELDDEARERAKKKYVNDQLIVATPKRIQHIAMDIVKHYEEYIKPNGFKAQVVAINRRAAVMYKEYIDQFTDLESAVVFSTSAKDKDNELIWKYRLEEEQEKEIIKRFKDPNDPLSFIIVVDKLLTGFDAPIEQVMYLDKPIKEHNLLQAIARTNRTYDKKTYGLLVDYFGVSRFLDEALEKFSNTDVEGALSDIDSVIPRLQMHHQAVLNVFHTVGLDDFDACVKVLEPEDTRQIFEEKFKRFVKDMDMVMPNPKANPYISDLKKFGKIRQAAKNLYRDSGMDISDYGEKVRKVVEDYLVVNHIEVLHEPINLMSDYFNERLEAAKTPETKAAEMEHALKHEIRVKLGSDPIYQTLMERLEELIRRRREHQLQIAEYMEELGSLIKQASQVGKQTKGNLDAKQMPFYRFLEQDEAIEALVEDKKLIEQLTINVTKVIQKYAQIVEWTKKEDTKREMRLAIRREINDTLNARGPFKKTVQGLAELAEVHYGN, encoded by the coding sequence GTGAGTCATGAGGCTTGGAATGAGAAGGGGTTAGTTGAGAACCGTTTAATTGAGCAGTTAGTTGAATTAGGATATACTCATTTGATTGGCTCTGATCTTATGAATGATCGATTAGAGTCGGATGTTTTATTAAAGGGACGTTTAGAATCGGCAATTATTCGACTGAATCCTTGGATTAACGAGAGTAATGTTGCACAAGTGATTCGTAAGGTATCGCATATTTCTGCGACGTCTTTAATGGAAGCGAACCAAGAGTTCTATAGTTATCTAGTGAATATGATTTCGGTGCAACAGGATTTAGGAAAAGGAAAGAAACATCAAACGGTTAAATTGATTGATTTTGAGAATATTGAAGCGAATGAGTTTTTAGTGGTAGAACAATTAACGATTAAGACGGCTAAAGCAACTATTCGTCCTGATTTAGTTCTTTATGTGAATGGATTACCGCTTGTTGTGATTGAATGTAAAAGTCCGATGTTAAATCCAGACGAACAAATGGGACAAGCGATTCATCAAATGTTACGTTATCAAAAGGATGTTGAGACGTTATTCCACTATAATCAACTTTGTATTGCAGCTAGTTGGTATCAAGCAAAGGTCGGAACCATTGGAGCACGTCCACAACATTACAGTGCATGGAAAGATCCTTATCCTTATCCATTAGAAGAGGGGATGGAACCACAACAAATTCTAACACTTGGGATGTTAAGTCGTCCGAATTTACTAGATTTAATTCAAACGTTTATTGTGTTTGAAGGTGAAGGCCAACGAATTATTAAAAAGGTAGCTAGATATCAACAGTTTCGTGCGGTTAATAAAGCAGTTGATCGAATTAAGAATGCAAAATATAATACTGAACGTGGTGGAGTTATATGGGCGACACAAGGTAGTGGGAAGTCTATTTCAATGGTCTTTTTAGCTGTCAAACTAAGACGATTAAAACAGTTAGAAAATCCGACGATTGTTGTCGTTACTGATAGAAAAGATTTAGATGATCAAATTACCGCTACGTTTAGAAGATGTGGCTTTCCTAATCCAAAACAAGCGACGTCTGTCTCAGATTTGCGTCAGTTGTTAAATGGAGCAGTCGGGGAAACAGTCATGACCTTAGTTCATAAATTCCAAACAAGTGAAGAAGAAACGTCATTCCCACTTCTTTCAGAAGCATCAAACATTATTGTGATGGTTGATGAGGCTCATCGTACACAGTATGGGACTTTGAGTGTGAATATGAGAACGGCTTTACCTAATGCCATTTACTTAGGATTTACTGGAACACCAATTGATAAAGATGACAAACATACGACGAAAACATTCGGGACTTATATTGATACATACACGATTGAAGAAGCCGTTAAAGATGGAGCGACTGTCCCCATTTTCTATGAGTCACGATTACCCGATGTCCAAATTCAAGGAGGATCACTTGAAGAAATGTTCAATCTAGTGACACGAGAACTTGATGATGAGGCAAGAGAACGTGCTAAGAAGAAGTATGTCAATGATCAACTCATTGTTGCGACGCCAAAACGAATTCAACATATTGCGATGGATATCGTGAAGCATTACGAAGAATATATTAAACCAAATGGATTCAAAGCACAGGTCGTCGCTATTAATCGTCGGGCAGCCGTCATGTATAAAGAATACATTGATCAGTTCACGGATTTAGAATCAGCAGTTGTCTTTTCAACATCAGCCAAAGATAAAGATAATGAACTGATTTGGAAGTATCGTTTAGAGGAAGAACAAGAAAAAGAAATCATCAAGCGATTTAAAGATCCAAATGATCCATTAAGCTTCATTATCGTGGTGGATAAATTACTAACAGGGTTTGATGCCCCGATTGAACAGGTTATGTATTTAGATAAACCAATTAAGGAACATAACTTACTTCAAGCGATTGCTCGTACGAACCGTACCTATGATAAGAAGACTTATGGTTTATTAGTCGATTATTTTGGGGTTTCTCGTTTCTTAGATGAAGCATTAGAAAAGTTCAGTAATACCGATGTTGAAGGAGCATTGAGTGATATTGATTCTGTCATTCCAAGACTTCAAATGCATCATCAAGCCGTTTTAAATGTCTTTCATACCGTTGGCCTAGATGATTTTGATGCCTGTGTGAAGGTTTTAGAGCCAGAAGATACTCGACAAATCTTTGAGGAAAAGTTTAAACGATTTGTGAAAGACATGGATATGGTGATGCCGAATCCAAAAGCGAATCCTTACATCTCAGATTTGAAGAAGTTTGGAAAGATTAGACAAGCTGCCAAAAATCTATATCGTGATTCTGGAATGGATATCTCCGATTATGGGGAAAAGGTCCGTAAAGTTGTTGAAGACTATTTAGTGGTTAATCATATTGAAGTCTTACATGAACCGATTAACTTAATGTCTGATTATTTCAATGAACGTTTAGAGGCGGCGAAAACACCAGAAACGAAAGCTGCAGAAATGGAACATGCATTGAAACACGAAATCCGTGTCAAATTAGGAAGTGATCCTATTTATCAAACGTTAATGGAACGACTAGAAGAGTTAATCCGAAGACGTCGTGAACATCAACTACAAATTGCTGAATACATGGAAGAGCTAGGTTCTTTAATTAAACAAGCCAGTCAAGTTGGAAAGCAAACAAAAGGAAACTTAGATGCAAAACAAATGCCATTTTATCGTTTCTTAGAACAAGATGAAGCCATCGAAGCGTTAGTTGAAGATAAGAAACTCATTGAGCAATTAACCATCAATGTCACAAAAGTCATTCAAAAGTATGCACAGATTGTGGAGTGGACCAAAAAGGAAGATACGAAACGAGAGATGCGATTAGCTATCCGTCGTGAAATCAATGACACACTGAATGCACGTGGACCATTCAAAAAAACAGTACAAGGCTTAGCCGAACTAGCAGAAGTACATTATGGGAATTAG
- a CDS encoding recombinase family protein, whose product MATIRAVSYSRFSSNNQRTESIDAQQRAIYKYIAENKYTPVGDYVDEALTGTNLQRPGFQSMLDDAKKGMFDVVIVHKMDRFSRDVYDALDVQRKLAFYGVRIESVIERFEETPEGQLQKVIQLGVGQYYSQNLAREVVKGLKENAYKAMHNGGIPPYGFDVDPETKRYIINEHEASGIRIMFEKIIQGWSYRELAEYLNLLGYRTKIGNKFSATSSFYDILTNPKYMGVYTYNRSVSKPKQIGMKRSHRKNKNEEEIIRIPNGVPAIVDKETFELVQKLLKQRRRSKGQHKAKEVYLLTGLVECAECGSAYHGSSRIGGRNKSKYVSYRCSKRKKLENPCKCKEINKTLLDEFVVNQLYTTLLNQTNLEQLLEEVNVKLKQKYADMDQDLPQLQKQLDEVNQKISNLVQAIAMGGLGSLDTITQEIQRLEHDKVKLTELVQENQVKKESLTLTLEQLKQVLDESKQYMLSNHDDMVKYILSRFIHKIIIGNETIIVNYNYGGFYFDFKSILLLESVTYQRDDVYSNSSLKEVI is encoded by the coding sequence ATGGCAACAATTAGAGCAGTTAGTTATAGTAGATTTAGTAGTAATAATCAACGAACAGAATCAATAGATGCTCAGCAGCGAGCAATCTATAAATACATTGCAGAGAATAAGTATACCCCTGTTGGTGACTATGTTGATGAAGCCTTAACGGGAACTAATCTTCAACGTCCCGGATTCCAAAGTATGTTAGATGATGCTAAAAAGGGAATGTTTGATGTTGTAATTGTTCATAAAATGGATAGATTTTCCAGAGATGTGTACGATGCATTAGACGTTCAAAGAAAATTAGCATTCTACGGAGTGAGGATTGAATCGGTTATTGAACGATTTGAAGAAACACCTGAAGGTCAGCTCCAAAAGGTCATTCAGTTGGGGGTCGGACAATACTATAGTCAAAACTTAGCCCGAGAGGTCGTAAAAGGTTTGAAAGAGAATGCTTACAAAGCGATGCATAATGGAGGAATTCCACCATATGGATTTGACGTGGACCCTGAAACGAAGCGATATATTATCAATGAACATGAAGCAAGTGGAATTAGAATTATGTTTGAAAAAATCATTCAAGGATGGAGTTATCGTGAACTAGCAGAGTATCTCAATTTATTAGGTTATCGGACTAAAATAGGAAATAAATTTAGTGCAACATCATCTTTTTACGATATCTTAACGAATCCAAAGTACATGGGGGTTTATACCTATAATCGTTCTGTATCAAAGCCAAAGCAAATCGGTATGAAAAGATCTCATCGTAAAAATAAGAATGAAGAAGAAATCATTCGTATTCCTAATGGAGTTCCTGCTATTGTTGATAAAGAAACATTTGAACTTGTTCAAAAGTTGTTAAAGCAACGTCGCCGTTCTAAAGGCCAACATAAAGCCAAGGAAGTCTACCTATTAACGGGGTTAGTTGAATGTGCTGAATGTGGATCAGCTTACCATGGAAGTAGTAGAATAGGTGGAAGGAACAAAAGTAAATATGTATCGTATCGTTGCAGTAAAAGAAAGAAACTCGAAAATCCTTGTAAATGTAAAGAGATAAATAAGACCTTATTAGATGAGTTTGTGGTCAATCAATTATATACGACGTTGCTAAATCAAACGAACCTTGAACAGTTGCTTGAAGAGGTCAATGTTAAGTTGAAACAAAAATATGCGGATATGGATCAAGACTTACCACAATTACAGAAGCAGTTAGATGAAGTTAATCAAAAGATTTCAAACCTTGTTCAGGCGATTGCAATGGGAGGGCTAGGTAGCCTAGATACTATTACCCAGGAAATACAACGATTAGAACACGATAAAGTTAAACTAACAGAATTAGTCCAAGAAAACCAAGTCAAGAAAGAATCATTAACTTTAACTCTTGAACAACTGAAACAAGTTTTAGATGAATCAAAGCAGTATATGTTATCTAATCACGATGACATGGTAAAGTACATTCTATCACGTTTTATTCATAAAATTATTATTGGAAACGAAACCATCATAGTTAATTATAACTATGGTGGTTTTTATTTTGATTTTAAAAGTATTTTATTACTTGAATCTGTTACCTATCAAAGAGATGATGTTTATAGTAATTCATCTTTAAAGGAGGTGATATAA
- a CDS encoding DpnD/PcfM family protein, with protein sequence MSHKLTICITETLERLIEVEVDDINCDPIEYIRQQYLDEEIILDSSDLVDTEFRICE encoded by the coding sequence ATGAGCCATAAATTAACGATTTGTATTACTGAAACATTGGAACGTCTGATTGAAGTAGAGGTTGATGATATTAATTGTGATCCGATTGAATATATCAGACAACAATATCTTGATGAAGAAATCATCTTAGATTCATCAGATTTGGTTGATACTGAATTTAGAATATGTGAATGA